The genomic DNA CCGGCGATGTGCGGCAGGGAGACGTTGACGATGGTGGTGTCGAGCACCTCCATGAAGGCGCCCATGGTGACGACCAGCGTCACCAGCCAGGGATTGTAGCTGGGCTTCCAGTCGCCGCCGGATTTCGCCGCGCTGCCGCTCATGCCCGGATGCCTCCTCCCGGCGCGTCCGTCCCGCCGGGGCTCATTCCAGCGTCACCGTGGGGACGACGGAGAGGCCGAGGGGCATGGGCATGTCGGCGGGCAGGCCGCTGTCGATGACGATCTTCACCGGCACGCGGCGGACGATCTTCACGAAGTTGCCGGTGGCGTTCTCGGCCGGGAAGGTGCTGAAGCGGGCGCCGCTGCCCATCTGGATGCTGTCCACATGGCCGTGCAGCTCCAGGCCGGGGAAGGCGTCCACCTCGATCGCCACGCGCTGGCCGGGGCGCATGCCGTCGAGCTGGTTCTCCTTGAAGTTGGCGACGACCCAGACCTCGGGCGTGACCAGCGACATGACGGACTGGCCCTGTTGCAGGAAGCCGCCCTGTTCCACGTTGCGGCGCGTGACGCGGCCGTCCTGCGGGGCGCGGATCTCGGTGTAGGAGAGGGTGACCTCGGCCTGGGCGAGGTTGGCCTTGGCCTCGTCGATCTGGGCCCGGCGCTGGCGGACGGCGGCCTCGGCCTGGTCGATGTTCTGCTGCGCCAGATTGGCGATCTGGAGCTGCGCCTGGGCCTGGTTCACCTGGGCGGTGGCGGATTGCAGCGTGGCGGTGGCGGTGTCGATGTTGGTCTGGGTGGTGGCGCGCGGGTCCACCGAGCGCTGGCGGCGGTAGTCCGACTGCGCCTGGGTCTGGCTGGCGCGGGCGGCGGAAAGCTGGGCCTCGGCGCTCTTCTGTTCCGCGGGGAAGCGG from Roseomonas gilardii includes the following:
- a CDS encoding HlyD family secretion protein, producing the protein MVDRQQDGSHPLTHPADPQHVRASHLEEPARGRARIRRDRPDENGGNGKPDGSEERKDPAPQKGKDKDDGKQKTNRLPLIIGGVLLLIAIIGGTWYWWTTRNLASTDDAYTEGRAITIAPQVSGYVTELRVRDNQFVHAGDVILRIDPRDYIARRDQAAANLELAEAQLHSAEIDLDIARTRFPAEQKSAEAQLSAARASQTQAQSDYRRQRSVDPRATTQTNIDTATATLQSATAQVNQAQAQLQIANLAQQNIDQAEAAVRQRRAQIDEAKANLAQAEVTLSYTEIRAPQDGRVTRRNVEQGGFLQQGQSVMSLVTPEVWVVANFKENQLDGMRPGQRVAIEVDAFPGLELHGHVDSIQMGSGARFSTFPAENATGNFVKIVRRVPVKIVIDSGLPADMPMPLGLSVVPTVTLE